In Choristoneura fumiferana chromosome 21, NRCan_CFum_1, whole genome shotgun sequence, a single genomic region encodes these proteins:
- the LOC141439995 gene encoding uncharacterized protein produces the protein MDRNFDWDSIRNNAQRNSAHASNVEFLTSQLWINELNETLANMEGSGIEIIELDSMNNTQTSSEDPYENIQNFSHGWSYVSTNRFQELENSYKMNRQARLRRRLTNRNHDLTANDSLDSEFEDSFYLTDYKNSTIDSGEDVVKLNQQTNCFTILNKHTALNLGSSSEESDDPETEATRCGDIVLESEQYIDEVNYKSNPEEKHTIWIYSFKNRRLLAEKEFEMNIPCQSPSSSCSPEYVDEEINTDNISHVGRVASPIPKPCIPRLNLSLTATLPNVSEVSEPKTSPTFNKDQGYKIKAVNGWFLDNSEKHEYVSKHDKSTNIVNWMALSPREKRRRSRHTHLDIQHVAKLLPVSEIDSNAEVKSHDIEEKAKNTEIKTEKMVMPQIISQKSKSDQQTETKTTIESTMEDRGDYNKGGQRPHITFDRRQFVGSPITEPLDKLDGNNWIAEHEPKSRHEYDFTMDNDENQRASGDMVLASAGDRLMFRNMSLLKPAEWREYSPIAGSHLSLQLSLGPDSDMERTTFFQRCFSCFKCCKYKY, from the exons ATGGATAGAAACTTTGACTGGGACAGTATACGCAATA ATGCTCAACGTAACAGTGCCCACGCTAGCAATGTGGAGTTCTTAACAAGCCAACTATGGATCAATGAATTGAATGAAACCCTTGCTAACATGGAAGGCTCAGGCATCGAAATTATTGAACTAGATTCAATGAACAACACCCAGACGTCCTCTGAAGATCCCTACGAGAATATACAGAACTTCAGCCACGGTTGGAGCTACGTTAGCACCAATCGGTTCCAAGAATTAGAGAATAGCTACAAAATGAATCGACAAGCGAGACTAAGAAGGCGCCTTACGAATAGAAACCATGACCTCACAGCAAACGACTCACTCGACAGCGAGTTCGAAGACTCTTTCTACTTGACTGATTACAAAAATTCCACCATCGATTCAGGAGAGGACGTAGTTAAGCTTAATCAGCAAACAAATTGTTTCACGATACTCAACAAGCACACGGCTCTCAATTTGGGCAGCTCTTCCGAAGAGTCTGACGATCCTGAGACGGAGGCAACGAGATGTGGAGATATCGTTCTCGAGTCCGAACAGTACATCGACGAAGTCAACTACAAATCAAATCCAGAAGAGAAACACACTATTTGGATATACTCTTTTAAAAATAGGCGCCTTCTAGCAGAAAAAGAATTCGAAATGAATATCCCCTGCCAGAGCCCCAGTTCTTCTTGCTCCCCGGAATACGTGGACGAGGAAATAAATACGGACAATATCTCCCACGTTGGTAGAGTAGCGAGCCCTATTCCCAAGCCTTGCATACCTAGGCTTAACTTGTCGCTCACTGCTACTCTACCCAATGTATCAGAGGTATCTGAACCGAAGACATCGCCAACCTTTAACAAAGACCAGGGATACAAGATCAAGGCCGTTAATGGTTGGTTTCTAGACAATTCCGAAAAACACGAATACGTTAGTAAACACGATAAGTCTACTAACATAGTAAACTGGATGGCTCTTTCGCCAAGGGAAAAAAGGCGACGCTCGCGTCATACACATTTAGATATTCAGCATGTTGCCAAACTTCTACCGGTATCAGAAATTGATTCAAATGCAGAAGTAAAGTCTCACGATATTGAAGAAAAAGCGAAAAATACCGAAATAAAGACTGAAAAGATGGTAATGCCACAAATAATCTCGCAAAAAAGTAAGTCTGACCAACAAACTGAAACCAAAACTACTATCGAAAGCACGATGGAAGACCGAGGCGATTACAATAAAGGTGGTCAGAGGCCGCATATTACGTTTGATCGCAGGCAGTTTGTTGGGTCACCAATAACCGAACCACTTGATAAGCTCGACGGTAACAATTGGATTGCGGAACATGAACCTAAATCGCGTCATGAGTACGACTTTACTATGGATAATGATGAAAACCAAAGGGCAAGTGGTGACATGGTTCTAGCATCCGCAGGCGATAGATTAATGTTCAGAAACATGTCGTTACTCAAACCCGCAGAGTGGAGGGAATACTCTCCGATAGCGGGCAGTCACCTCTCCTTACAACTGTCTCTAGGACCGGACTCCGACATGGAAAGAACAACTTTCTTCCAACGTTGTTTCAGCTGTTTCAAATGCTGTAAATACAAGTATTAA